In the genome of Planococcus donghaensis, the window GAGCAAAAAATCAACCAAGAGCTTGATGAAGCAAATGCCATGTCAGAACTAAATAAAAGCTCGGGAACGGACATTAAAGATTTGGCCTCAAAATACGATAGTGACTCATCTGTTGATGACGAATTGGAATCGTTAAAAGCCGGCATCAATGTAGATGATGAATTAGCCGCATTAAAAACGCAATTAGGTAAAGACAAATGAGGATTGAGAGACAATATGTTCTTGTGAGCTAAAGGAGGACGGGTAGAATGGTCATTCAATACAAATGTCCAAACTGTGGCTCGGATATGGCATACGACAGTGAATCAGGTCATCTTTCCTGTCCGAACTGTGGCAGACAAGATGATATCGAAACCTTTCCAGAGACGAATATTATTCGTAAGTTCGATCCAGATGAAGCGAAAGAATACCATTGTGAAAACTGCGGAGCGGTTATTTTAACAGAAGCGGAAACCACTGCAACCCACTGTAGTTTTTGTGGGGCACCAGTATTGTTAGCAGATCGACTGACAGGAGACTTAGCTCCTGCAAAAGTTATTCCTTTTACTATTAGTAAAGAAGAAGCTGTCGCGGCCTTTAAAAAGTGGACGAAAAATGGCAGGTTAACACCGAGAGGTTTTACAAGTGGTGATCGTATTAAAAAAATGACAGGCATGTATGTGCCATTTTGGTTATACGATATTGAAGGAAAAGCGGAAGTTGCAGCGCTTGCAACGAGAGTTCGTAGCTATACGACAGGAGATACCATTTACACAGAGACCGATTTCTATGATGTTCGCCGGGAACTAGATCTCAGTTATTTAAAAGTGCCAGCAGATGCATCAGAGAAAATGGACGATGAGTTAATGGATAAACTGGAACCTTATAATTATGGAGAGTTGAAAGATTTTAAAATGCCTTATTTGGCAGGCTATCTTGCGGAAAAATACGATTTTGATGATGAGGCTTTGTTCTCCCGAATCGAATCGAAAATCGTCCCGTATATCGACTCATATATAAGTAGCACTATCTCAGGATACTCAACCGTTAGCTATACCAATAAACAAATTCACACTCATAAAAAGAATGTTTATTATACGTTGTTTCCCGTATGGATGGTCTATTACGATTTTGATAACAAAGAACATACTTTTGCGATGAACGGTCAAACTGGGAAAGTGGTCGGCAAGCCGCCGATTAGTGCGTTTAAAGTCGCAGCTTGGTTTACTGGAATCGCAGCTTCCACATTTGCTGTTGTAAAAGCAATTTCGTTTGCTGTGGGAGGTGTTTTTTGGTGAGCACTTTTAAAGTGAAAGCGATACTAATGATTTGTTTAGTACTCTTATTTATTGGTATAGGTGGCGTTACGACATTTGCTGCAGTAGATCAGCATATATATGATGAGGCCAATTTATTAAGCGAATCGGAAATAACCGAGTTGGAAGCTATCGCCACAGAATATAGTCAAAAACAAAACGCAGATTTTTTATTTTTAACTACCGCAGATGAACAGTCACCAGATATTGTTACGTACATGGGAGATTTTTTTGATGAATGGGCAGTCCAAAACAATCAGGAAAATGCAGTATTGCTAACAATGAACATCGCCACACGGGATGTTTACTTAGCTGGTTTTGGAACGGCTGAAACAACATTGGATGATCAACGCATTAACCTAGTATTAGATCGAATCATTGCTGAAATGCAAAATGGCGATTATGCTGATGCTTTTCGTGAAACAGTAACGACTTCAAGTCGTTATATGGAGTTTAGACCGGGTGTAAATCCGGAGAACATCTTTTTTAAAACATGGTTTCAACTAGGGATTGCGCTAATTCTAGGTGGAATCGTAGTCAGCTTTATGCTTTACAATTCAGCTGGCCGTGTTACGACAACAGCTAGTACGTATGTGGACAGCGACCATACAAGAGTAACTGGTACACGAGACCAATTCCGCAATAAAACCGTATCACGCCGTAAAGTTCCGAAAAAAAGCAGCGGTGGCGGCGGTTTCGGTGGAGGGGGTAGTACTGGCGGTGGCCGTTCATTTAGTGGCGGTGGCCGCAATTTTTAAAAGTGAATGGAACCAAGGGAAGGAATGAACAAAATGGGGTTTTTCGGCAATCAATTTTCAGATGTAGTAGAATGGGAAGAATTTAGAGAAGATATGATCTTTTGGAAGTGGACCAATAATGAAGTGAAAAAAGGCAGTAAGCTCATTATTCGTACCGGCCAAGATGCTATCTTTATTAATAACGGAAAAGTCGAAGGGATTTTCGAAGACGAAGGCGAGTACGATATTGAATCAGAAATCGTGCCCTTTCTATCTACGTTAAAGGGATTCCGTTTTGGCTTTAATAGTGGTATGCGCGTAGAAGTATTATTTGTAAATACAAAAGAATTCACTGTTAGATGGGGTACACAAAATCCAATCAATATCCCATCACCACAGCTTCCAGGTGGCATGCCCATTCGTGCGAATGGTACATTTCAATTCAAGGTAAGTGATTATATTGGCTTGATCGACAAGATTGCGGGCGTCCGAAGCAGCTATTTAGTAGAAGATGTGAAAATTCGCATCACGGCAATACTAGATCAGCTCTTAATGAGATGGATTAGCAAAGAAGGCAAAGATATGTTTAACTTACAAGCAAATGCGCATGAAATTGGTCAAGGTATTCAAGATGACTTAAACATGCAGCTAATGGATGACGGCATGAAAGTGACGCGTTTCCAAGTAATGAGCTTTAACTATCCGAAAGAAATTCAAGATATGATCAACAAAAGTGCGTCTCACGGCATGGTTGGCGACGTCTCGAAATACCAACAGATTTCTGTGGCAGACGCCATGGGCAAATCTTCTGGTTCTAATACAGCATCTGATATGGCGGGCATGATGATGGGTATGAACATCGCGAAAGAAATGATGGATGACCAAAAAAAATCAGAGACCAACAAACAGCAAAGCACTGCTGAGAGTACAAATGATTCCAATCCCCAAGCGACGAGCGGTGAGAAAACAGTACCGAAATTCTGTCCAAACTGCGGTCAAAAAAATGAAGGAGCTAATTTCTGTCCAAACTGTGGGCAAAAGTTAGGGTGAATAAATGACAAAACCGCTACGGGATCAACATCCTCGTAGCGGTTTTGTCTGTCTAAAATAGTAGGATTTATAAAGAGGTAATCCTCGTTAATTTTTAAACAGCTACCTGTTTTTTTAAACGTCTATAATACGTCCATAGTTTAACTAACAAAGATCCGTAAATAGTGATACACAATATAAATGCAAAAGTCCCCCAGGATACCCACTGAGATATTTCTGTTTGTTGATGGAAGCTATTAACAAGAAAGTAAAGGTACAAAAGGGTGAAAGGTAAAAAGAAGGCAGTATACGTCAGGACCATCTTTTTAGCTTGATTGATTCGACTTGAAACATCGCTATACAATTGTGGTCGCTCTTGATCTTGTGAATATTTTTGACTCCAAATGGTCCACTTTTCTAAGTTCGAAATAGAGTTAAAGCAATTAGACCAGCCAGCTTCTTTGTGGATGGTGAAATAGCTTGCAGGTGGTTGCCGTTGGTAATCGACTTTATATGCTACGTAACGTGGTTCGCCCATTGTAAAGTGAAAAATCATGCCGATTCGATTGACGCGCTGCAAATTGAATCCGCGTTGTTCCATCAACTCTAGCCAGTTTTCCAGTTTGTCAGGGGAATACATCCAAGCTAAACGAATTTTGGTTACCCGGCGACCTGAATGTTTCAGTTGTCTTTCGTCTTGTTTGTCGATTCTTTGGCTCGTTGGAAGAACTTCTACAGCAATTCGGCCTCTAAGATCATTGTTTGTTTTTGTGATTTTGACAATCGAATAAATGCCTACTACAACTAAACCAATGACTAATGCAAAAAATAAAAACGTCAAAATCCAATAAGGACTTTCTTTTACAACAACCGCTTCCCCCATGAATAGATAGGAATAAGCAAAAGAAATAGGGGCAATTAGTACAGCTAGTAAATAAAATAAAAGTCTATAAAACATATATGTGATTGTTTGATTGTGTTTGATCACGCCATCTCTAGTTGGTGAGGTTTTAATGATCTCTTTAAGTTGGCGATTCGTCGAAATTTGCCATTTTCCAGCTCGTGAAGCTACGTCCCACCCCTCTTTTTGCAAAGTGGGAGCAAGTGTAGACGATTTAAATTTGTCATGAGCAATTCGATAAATTCGCGATTCAGGATCAGCTTCCTTAAAATAAAAGCAGCATGTCCACCGATTCAGCTTTTCAAAGACATGACCATCGTTCTCCATTTGTGACAACCATTCTTCGGTTTTTTCAACATCATAGCTCCAAAAAGGTCTATACATTTTCTTCATTGAAAATCCTCCTCGAAAGTCAGTGCGTTTTGATGTAACTCTTTTAGTCTCTGTATTTCTTTCGTCATTAATTGTTTGCCAGTGTCGGTAATTTCGTATACCGTTTTTCGTTGTTCATCTGCGAATACGACAATCACACCATCTTTTTGCATTTTTGTTAAGGTGCCATATACAGTGCCTGATCCAAGGACGAGACGACCAGCTGTAAGATTTTCAACGTGTTTAATAATCCCATAACCATGGCGAGGTGTGGTTAACGACAACAAGATGTAAAAAGCAGTTTCCGTCATCGGTACATACTTTTTCAACAGTTTTTGTATATTCATTTAATGTCCCTCTTTCCTATATGTCACATCTTGACTATATCACAACGTGACATATTAGGGGTATTTTTTTTACCACTTTAAATCGAACAAGGCTTTTATTTGAAGAGGGATTAGCGTGCGATAAAAAAGTCATGTTCATAAAGATGTTACTAGCTTTAAATCTTTATCTTGATATATTTAAAATGAAAGAATATTCAGATTAATATTTTGACATTTGATCGAAAGAGAGTATGATGAAGGTAAAAGAAGGAGGAATTACTATGGAAACCACCTTTGGTTTTGTGCCTATGCTTGTCATCTCGGCCATCATGATCGTGCTCATCATGTCCTATTTCTTCTTCCATCGTTGGGCAAAATGAGTACAAACAGTAAATCCGCATGCTGGCATGCGGATTTTTTCATGAGTGAAAACGTAAAAAAATCCACATCCGGTTTAATGGATGTGGATTTTCTTATTTATACAAATAGGTGAGCAAATAACACAAGAATTGGCAATGTGATAACTGTACGCAATACAAAGATTACAGCCAGTTCCCAGAACTTCACAGGAATGTTTGAACGCAAGATCAAAATACCGATTTCAGACATATAAATAATTTGCGTCAATGATACCCCAGCTAGAACAAAGCGAGTCAATTCGCTTTCAATGCCACCGCCCAGTACGGCTGGCAAGAACATATCTGCAAAACCGACTAGGAAAGTAGGTGCTGCTTCAGCTGCTTCCGGTAATCCGAACATTGTGAGCACTGGAATTAATGGGTAAGAAATAATTTTGAAAAGTGGTGTGTATTCTGCCACGATCAAAGCAACTGTACCAAGTGCAAAAACGAGCGGGATTAGTGCCAACCAAATATCAAGAACCGTTTCGATTCCCATTTTCGCCAGTTTTTTCGGGCTTGCCGCACTGCTTGCTTTGCGACGAGCTTCGTCAAATCCCCATTGGAATAGTGACGCGTCTTCAGGAATCGTATCGTCAACTTGTTTACCAACTGGCGCATAGTAGTCATCTTTTTTACGAGACAATGGTGGAATGCGTGGCATAATAATTGCTGCCACTAAACAAGCAACTGATACGGCCACATAGAAGGGAAGGAACAAATGACCAATACCGACGACATTTGCTACAACTAAACTAAACGCAACAGAGGCAATCGAAAACGTCGTTGCAATAACAGAAGCTTCACGTCCAGAGTAGTTTCCTTCATCGTATTGTTTCATCGTAACTAAAACACCAACAGGTGCAGCACCCATCCATGATGCCATTGCATCGATAGAAGAACGACCAGGTAAAGTAAAGACAGGACGCATGAACTTATTGAGTAAAGTTCCGACAAATTCCATTAAGCCGAATTCAACAAGCAGTGGCAATAAAATTCCTGCAAACAAGAACCAAGTTAGTAGGACAGGAGCCAAATCATAAAGAACAACGCCTCCAGTATTGCGTGAAGCAATTGCTTCAGGTCCAATTTCATAAAAAGCCATGATGCCAAATGCAAAAGCTAGAATCCGGACGATTAAACCGAAAGGTCCGTTAATGAATGTAGCGCGTAAAAATGTGGAATTCTGGACAAAAGCTGGCTTTAGAGCTGTTGCGGTGATGCTCGCAATGGCTGAGAAACCAAGCAAGATAATGATAAATGCAGGAATCGCGTCACCGAACGTTGTTAACAAGAAAGATGCCAAAATGCCGACACCGATTGTTATTTGTCCGTTATAAGGAATCGGACATAAGAAGAGCAGTGCGCCAATAATGGAAGGTATTAAAAACTTCCACGTATCAATGGATTCGATCGTCTTTTTTTCGCTTTGTAACAAAGTCATATAATTTCCCCCCCGATAGGTGTGTGTGTATATTTTTTTAATTTGCGGACAACGGATGGTTGACTAATACCTAGAATATGCGCCATTTCAGTTGTTGTCCGGTAGCGCTTTTGTGCGTTCAGTACGACTTTCTTTTCAACTGACTCCAAAATATGAGGAAGTGTTTGACCATGAAGTTCAAAGCCAATGCGTTCGTCTTGATCAGGTTGATAAGCGATCGGCAGGTCATCGAGTGTGATGAGTTCAGATTCACTTTCGATAAAGCTACGTTCTAACACGTTGCCCAACTCTCGGAAATTCCCTTTCCACGGCAACTGCAATAAATGAAAATACAAATCGTCGGAAATTGATTTTTGTTGGGTGTACTTTTGATTTAGTTCTTCTACTCCGCGGCTAATGGTTTGATCTAAATCGTCGGGTCTTTCTCTTAACGGAAATAATTTAATTGAAGCCAAATGTAGGTAGTAAAACAAATCTTCACGGAAATTCCCGTCAGTAACAGCTTGTTCAAGCGATGTAGTGCTAATAGCGATTACACGTGCAGTGTGTGGTTGTTGCAAAATTTTGAGCAGGGAGATTTGTGAAGCAGGTGATAGGTGGTCAATTTCATTTAGTACGAGCGTGCCGTTAGCGGCTAGGTTCATATAGCCTTCGGCGTTTAACCCTGTAAAGCTGATTTCAAAGACTGATTCGGGAATTGCACTGCAATTGACCTCGATAAAAGCGGCATGTTGTCGACTACTTTGTGAGTGAATAAACTTTGCTAAGGCCGTTTTACCAGTGCCTGGTTCGCCGCATATGACTACAGGAACTTCGAGTTGAGCCATCTTGATGGCTGTTTGAAGTGCGCGACTAGATGAAGGACTTTCCATTACGCATCCTTCAATGTGAAGTTGTTGATTGCGAAGATGGGCAAGTTCTCCTTTAACTTTAGACATTTCCGACTCTAAATTTACTAAGTAGTCTTTCATGACCATTAACTGGGACATGTCATAAGAGTAACTAACGACAAAATCTACTTCACCGCTATCGTTGAAAAGAGGGATGCCCGTGATCAACGCTTTTTTTCCAGAGGGCGTGTTTTGTCTGATGACCACTTTTTTCTTTTGTTTCAATACGAGAGGAGTGATGGCAGGAGAAAAAATTCCTGCTGCTTCTAAGTCGTAAACAGATTTACCAAGTAAATCTTCAGCCGCCACACCGTAAGCGTCTCCACTGCACGGAGAGGCTTTAATAATGCGACCTTCTTTAGTAGTTACAATAATGTCTTCATCGTACGTTTCAATAATTTCCTCATTAGTATTGGGAAGCAGAAATAATGTATTCATTACTGACCTCCTTTATTCATTCTTGTATAGACTATACATTATTGAATAATCAAATTACAAGGTTTATTTATATTATTTTTAAATAACTTTAATAAGTAATTGGATTTAAAGCGGATGCTTAAGTGGAAAAAAAGTCGCTGAATTAAGAGAGGGTCTAATTCTTATAAGTTAATAAGTATTTTTATAAATATTAAGCTGAGTTTTGTGAATTGAAAAGAGAGAGGAGACTGCTGGTTTTATAGGGGAATAAAAATAAACTACCACCCGAAATCAGATGAGCTGATTTCGGAGTGATAGCTTATTATAAAGAGAATTTCATTCAACAGCTTTCAATTCTTTTGCGATAGTTCCGTCCAATTCTACCGATTTTACTTCTCCGTAGCCTTCAACCATATAATAAACATGTCCTTTTTCTGAAAAACTTGGGTTGGCGGGCACAGTAACTTCTACGGCATTTGTAAATGTTTGATAGGGTGTTTGAACAGTTACTTTCGTTTTTGTAATGACACGAGGAGCCGAATACTCAGTATCCGTATACCAGGATTGTCCGACTTTCACTGGATAAATCAATTCCATATATGCCTCTGAATAAGGCATGCCAAATGTATATGCTTCATGCGTTTCGAATTCCAAAGTGTCTGTTACTAATGAGCCATCCTCTTGATAGATACTCCAAACAAAACCCATTTCTAATCCGTAGCGTGTAGGCACGTAATTGTAGACATGGCGTTCTGTTCCGTATTCTGTATTGTAAATATAAGATTTAGTTTTGTCTCGTAAATAAGAATGTGAAATGGTTGCATCGTTCTTAAATTTGGCTTCCAGGCCACGTGCTAAAAATGCAGAAAACTGTCCACGGGTTACCTTTTCGGTGGGACGAAACGTTTTGTCCGGATAACCAATGGTGATATTTGCTGCTAGAATTTGTTGGATCGGTTCATAGACAGGCATATTCGGCGAGATATCTGTAAAGCTGACACCTGCACGAAACGGTACAATAAACAGACGCGACAAGATAAATGCCATTTCTGCTCTCGTAATCGTATTGTTTGGACGGTAAGTGCCGTCTGGATAACCAGTGATTAACTTTGCTGTTGCAGCGGCTGCGATATATCCACTTGCTTGATGAGAAGCGGGAACATCTGAAAAATTTGTCGCGCGCTGTTTACTATCAAATCCTTTTAAACGGCCAATCATGATAACTGCTTCTGCACGAGTAACGCCTACATCAGGGCGCATCGTGCCATCGGGGTATCCTCTCACTACATCGCGGTTAATGAGATAATTGATTTCGTCGTAAAACGGATGAGCTTTT includes:
- a CDS encoding TFIIB-type zinc ribbon-containing protein, producing the protein MVIQYKCPNCGSDMAYDSESGHLSCPNCGRQDDIETFPETNIIRKFDPDEAKEYHCENCGAVILTEAETTATHCSFCGAPVLLADRLTGDLAPAKVIPFTISKEEAVAAFKKWTKNGRLTPRGFTSGDRIKKMTGMYVPFWLYDIEGKAEVAALATRVRSYTTGDTIYTETDFYDVRRELDLSYLKVPADASEKMDDELMDKLEPYNYGELKDFKMPYLAGYLAEKYDFDDEALFSRIESKIVPYIDSYISSTISGYSTVSYTNKQIHTHKKNVYYTLFPVWMVYYDFDNKEHTFAMNGQTGKVVGKPPISAFKVAAWFTGIAASTFAVVKAISFAVGGVFW
- a CDS encoding TPM domain-containing protein, which produces MSTFKVKAILMICLVLLFIGIGGVTTFAAVDQHIYDEANLLSESEITELEAIATEYSQKQNADFLFLTTADEQSPDIVTYMGDFFDEWAVQNNQENAVLLTMNIATRDVYLAGFGTAETTLDDQRINLVLDRIIAEMQNGDYADAFRETVTTSSRYMEFRPGVNPENIFFKTWFQLGIALILGGIVVSFMLYNSAGRVTTTASTYVDSDHTRVTGTRDQFRNKTVSRRKVPKKSSGGGGFGGGGSTGGGRSFSGGGRNF
- a CDS encoding SPFH domain-containing protein, producing the protein MGFFGNQFSDVVEWEEFREDMIFWKWTNNEVKKGSKLIIRTGQDAIFINNGKVEGIFEDEGEYDIESEIVPFLSTLKGFRFGFNSGMRVEVLFVNTKEFTVRWGTQNPINIPSPQLPGGMPIRANGTFQFKVSDYIGLIDKIAGVRSSYLVEDVKIRITAILDQLLMRWISKEGKDMFNLQANAHEIGQGIQDDLNMQLMDDGMKVTRFQVMSFNYPKEIQDMINKSASHGMVGDVSKYQQISVADAMGKSSGSNTASDMAGMMMGMNIAKEMMDDQKKSETNKQQSTAESTNDSNPQATSGEKTVPKFCPNCGQKNEGANFCPNCGQKLG
- a CDS encoding DUF2812 domain-containing protein; protein product: MKKMYRPFWSYDVEKTEEWLSQMENDGHVFEKLNRWTCCFYFKEADPESRIYRIAHDKFKSSTLAPTLQKEGWDVASRAGKWQISTNRQLKEIIKTSPTRDGVIKHNQTITYMFYRLLFYLLAVLIAPISFAYSYLFMGEAVVVKESPYWILTFLFFALVIGLVVVGIYSIVKITKTNNDLRGRIAVEVLPTSQRIDKQDERQLKHSGRRVTKIRLAWMYSPDKLENWLELMEQRGFNLQRVNRIGMIFHFTMGEPRYVAYKVDYQRQPPASYFTIHKEAGWSNCFNSISNLEKWTIWSQKYSQDQERPQLYSDVSSRINQAKKMVLTYTAFFLPFTLLYLYFLVNSFHQQTEISQWVSWGTFAFILCITIYGSLLVKLWTYYRRLKKQVAV
- a CDS encoding PadR family transcriptional regulator; protein product: MNIQKLLKKYVPMTETAFYILLSLTTPRHGYGIIKHVENLTAGRLVLGSGTVYGTLTKMQKDGVIVVFADEQRKTVYEITDTGKQLMTKEIQRLKELHQNALTFEEDFQ
- a CDS encoding YjiH family protein, giving the protein MTLLQSEKKTIESIDTWKFLIPSIIGALLFLCPIPYNGQITIGVGILASFLLTTFGDAIPAFIIILLGFSAIASITATALKPAFVQNSTFLRATFINGPFGLIVRILAFAFGIMAFYEIGPEAIASRNTGGVVLYDLAPVLLTWFLFAGILLPLLVEFGLMEFVGTLLNKFMRPVFTLPGRSSIDAMASWMGAAPVGVLVTMKQYDEGNYSGREASVIATTFSIASVAFSLVVANVVGIGHLFLPFYVAVSVACLVAAIIMPRIPPLSRKKDDYYAPVGKQVDDTIPEDASLFQWGFDEARRKASSAASPKKLAKMGIETVLDIWLALIPLVFALGTVALIVAEYTPLFKIISYPLIPVLTMFGLPEAAEAAPTFLVGFADMFLPAVLGGGIESELTRFVLAGVSLTQIIYMSEIGILILRSNIPVKFWELAVIFVLRTVITLPILVLFAHLFV
- a CDS encoding sigma 54-interacting transcriptional regulator; amino-acid sequence: MNTLFLLPNTNEEIIETYDEDIIVTTKEGRIIKASPCSGDAYGVAAEDLLGKSVYDLEAAGIFSPAITPLVLKQKKKVVIRQNTPSGKKALITGIPLFNDSGEVDFVVSYSYDMSQLMVMKDYLVNLESEMSKVKGELAHLRNQQLHIEGCVMESPSSSRALQTAIKMAQLEVPVVICGEPGTGKTALAKFIHSQSSRQHAAFIEVNCSAIPESVFEISFTGLNAEGYMNLAANGTLVLNEIDHLSPASQISLLKILQQPHTARVIAISTTSLEQAVTDGNFREDLFYYLHLASIKLFPLRERPDDLDQTISRGVEELNQKYTQQKSISDDLYFHLLQLPWKGNFRELGNVLERSFIESESELITLDDLPIAYQPDQDERIGFELHGQTLPHILESVEKKVVLNAQKRYRTTTEMAHILGISQPSVVRKLKKYTHTPIGGEII
- a CDS encoding S-layer homology domain-containing protein; translated protein: MKTFLITICFLLTLSLAFPIAAASDLPKAHPFYDEINYLINRDVVRGYPDGTMRPDVGVTRAEAVIMIGRLKGFDSKQRATNFSDVPASHQASGYIAAAATAKLITGYPDGTYRPNNTITRAEMAFILSRLFIVPFRAGVSFTDISPNMPVYEPIQQILAANITIGYPDKTFRPTEKVTRGQFSAFLARGLEAKFKNDATISHSYLRDKTKSYIYNTEYGTERHVYNYVPTRYGLEMGFVWSIYQEDGSLVTDTLEFETHEAYTFGMPYSEAYMELIYPVKVGQSWYTDTEYSAPRVITKTKVTVQTPYQTFTNAVEVTVPANPSFSEKGHVYYMVEGYGEVKSVELDGTIAKELKAVE